In a genomic window of Aggregatimonas sangjinii:
- a CDS encoding four helix bundle protein — translation MRSNIKLKKKFKFENLVIWQKAMVLGEEMDRVLERFPKKEMYNLSSQIRRAADSIALNISEGSIVQSKPEFRKFIGYSIRSLAEVVSCLYKARNRKYMTETEFDLKYDEAFNLMNMMIAFRKKI, via the coding sequence ATTAGAAGTAATATAAAGCTTAAGAAGAAATTCAAGTTTGAAAACCTTGTCATTTGGCAAAAAGCCATGGTCCTTGGTGAAGAAATGGATAGGGTTTTGGAACGTTTTCCTAAGAAGGAAATGTATAACCTATCCTCTCAAATCCGGCGCGCAGCTGACTCGATTGCATTAAATATCTCAGAAGGTTCGATTGTTCAGTCCAAACCAGAATTTAGAAAATTTATAGGGTACTCCATTCGCTCTTTAGCTGAAGTAGTGTCTTGTTTATATAAGGCAAGAAATAGAAAATATATGACCGAAACAGAGTTTGACCTCAAATATGATGAAGCATTCAATCTGATGAATATGATGATAGCTTTCAGAAAAAAGATATAA
- a CDS encoding AAA family ATPase gives MKNTSLSTGDQELSQIKEMLQEQGYIDDGAIAMSIFLAMKLEKPLLVEGPAGVGKTEIAKVMAQALRTELIRLQCYEGLDSTHALYEWNYQHQLLYLKMQESRGRDVKALEETIFSDKFLLKRPVLNAITHLEKVVLLIDEIDRADEEFESFLLEVLSDWQVTIPEIGTIKATSKPQIILTGNRTRELSEALRRRCLYLWIDYPTFEKELAILKAKVPEMDGKLGMQICAFMKELREMKLEKTPGISETIDWARALAGMHLTHLDKQIVEDTLGVVLKDWQDMRHTQDSLSELLERTGVTSRIG, from the coding sequence ATGAAAAACACAAGCTTGTCTACCGGAGACCAAGAATTGTCACAAATCAAAGAGATGCTTCAAGAGCAAGGCTATATCGATGATGGGGCCATAGCCATGTCCATTTTTTTGGCAATGAAACTAGAAAAACCCCTATTGGTTGAAGGTCCAGCAGGAGTCGGGAAGACAGAAATTGCGAAGGTCATGGCGCAGGCCCTGAGAACCGAATTGATCCGGTTGCAGTGCTATGAAGGTTTAGATAGTACACACGCTTTATACGAATGGAATTATCAGCATCAATTACTTTATCTAAAAATGCAAGAAAGCAGAGGACGCGATGTAAAGGCCCTCGAAGAAACAATTTTCTCGGATAAATTTCTCCTAAAGCGACCGGTTTTAAATGCCATAACTCATCTTGAAAAAGTGGTATTACTCATTGATGAAATCGATAGGGCAGATGAGGAATTTGAAAGTTTTCTGTTGGAAGTACTTTCCGACTGGCAGGTAACCATCCCTGAAATCGGAACCATCAAAGCGACGAGCAAACCTCAAATTATTTTGACGGGAAACCGAACAAGGGAACTGTCGGAAGCCTTACGAAGACGATGCCTCTACCTCTGGATCGATTACCCCACTTTCGAAAAGGAATTGGCGATACTAAAGGCAAAAGTACCTGAGATGGACGGTAAACTGGGAATGCAAATATGTGCTTTTATGAAGGAACTGCGGGAGATGAAACTCGAAAAAACCCCTGGTATTTCTGAAACTATCGATTGGGCCCGTGCTCTGGCCGGCATGCATTTGACACATTTGGACAAACAAATAGTCGAAGATACTTTGGGCGTGGTTTTGAAGGATTGGCAAGATATGCGCCATACACAAGATTCGCTGTCCGAGTTGTTGGAACGAACCGGGGTTACTTCTCGGATTGGGTGA
- a CDS encoding SdrD B-like domain-containing protein yields the protein MSTKLLCTPKTGTTLFLRRIGSLIPVLIILICFCIPAHLQAAEGGNTLHSESNTDPVSVNIPNFDTPALVRSFRITDASTEGGCFPTPGSGVIFQKQSCQENAHYIWRAGADLLLNEYADQTATITGTVIDEIGRIGQVNIALFDYNDQGNTWNKQCYLDGIADLRSFYRGFSGTILVDGAVLSIEVKKSEQHYILADGAGLQPGQFGFGAWTGGSFGECTEWFGTLTPIIDCDLTVDAGEDIEECVTENVELTASQMGNVPCATGCTYTVLDTAKCSGTSEEVYLFVSNGNTAERKFQASSQNFETFDDGTARYTATASNGIDVIEVNMLYSGRTDVAPANSPKTHSCEADQEISDFIYYPTQEGTIVSQNHGTFYATEMGPSFQIGIGADVERSGFGASGWFDLSGGDGYYSRGDVNIPLGVCETQEVDEVSFVWSTTDGNIVGNANQETIEVSTSGTYTVTVTTCNGCEATDEVTVTLSEKLSIGDFVWEDTNNNGLQDEDELGVDGISVTLYGSDESLLNSTETTNGGAYSFEVCPGEYYVVFDNVPVGFGFTEANAANDTLDSDADENGRTVNFIITDTDNPTIDAGLVQLCTIDPAVDGDDEICAGEVSTLVATGGDSYLWSTGETTASIQVAPTATTIYTVVVSDSSTLDCSEEVAFTVVVPSVNIDAGPDVNITFGDSTTLTVTGADASDSIIWSTGETSTSIVVAPEVTTTYSVTVVNALGCIDEDSVTVNVKDECGIKPAFKILPRDQPGVYVPGYETAACIGDDLYLWMYADIANLNDGLAEDYSDWSFTYELPHGAVIVQDNLPIWPGNQRAEKLDLKLEDFGDYKISWVSPTGCTGTTVFTLNFPDEGCGDNGTRISDIFSIDAVYPVPATAGGELTLEVSTKSGSINTLASKTALNTTGKTPELVSRKETVRVSLYNFDGRQVGSTQTFDVEQGKAKVYYQLGTMATGHYIIKVESDLWTDSKQISIK from the coding sequence ATGAGTACAAAACTACTTTGCACACCAAAAACGGGAACAACCCTCTTCCTACGGAGAATAGGTTCCTTGATACCGGTGTTGATCATTTTGATTTGCTTCTGCATCCCGGCGCACCTGCAAGCCGCGGAAGGTGGCAACACATTACATTCTGAATCGAATACCGATCCTGTTTCGGTCAATATCCCGAATTTCGATACTCCTGCATTGGTCAGGTCCTTTCGGATCACCGATGCCAGTACCGAAGGAGGTTGTTTCCCGACTCCGGGATCAGGGGTTATTTTTCAAAAACAGTCCTGTCAAGAAAACGCCCACTACATCTGGCGTGCCGGAGCGGACTTGCTATTGAACGAGTACGCGGACCAAACCGCCACGATAACCGGTACGGTCATTGACGAAATTGGCAGAATAGGCCAAGTGAACATCGCTTTGTTCGACTATAACGACCAAGGCAATACTTGGAACAAACAGTGCTATTTAGATGGCATTGCTGATTTGAGGTCTTTCTATAGGGGCTTCAGCGGAACAATACTTGTAGACGGGGCTGTTCTTTCAATTGAGGTTAAAAAAAGTGAACAGCACTATATTTTAGCCGACGGTGCAGGCCTACAGCCAGGACAATTTGGCTTTGGGGCTTGGACAGGCGGTAGCTTTGGAGAGTGTACCGAATGGTTCGGAACCCTTACACCGATTATTGATTGCGACCTAACCGTAGATGCTGGTGAAGATATAGAGGAGTGTGTTACGGAAAATGTTGAACTTACGGCGAGCCAAATGGGTAATGTACCGTGTGCCACCGGTTGTACGTACACCGTTTTAGATACCGCTAAATGTAGTGGTACTTCTGAAGAAGTGTATTTGTTCGTTTCCAACGGAAACACCGCCGAACGAAAATTTCAGGCATCCTCCCAAAATTTTGAAACCTTTGATGACGGTACGGCCCGCTACACGGCGACGGCCTCTAACGGAATCGACGTGATTGAGGTAAATATGTTGTACAGTGGTCGCACTGATGTAGCACCGGCCAACAGCCCCAAAACACATAGTTGTGAAGCAGATCAAGAAATATCCGATTTTATATATTATCCGACTCAAGAAGGTACTATTGTATCTCAAAATCACGGTACCTTTTATGCAACGGAAATGGGCCCATCCTTTCAAATAGGAATTGGAGCCGATGTCGAAAGAAGCGGATTTGGCGCTTCGGGTTGGTTTGACCTGAGCGGTGGAGACGGTTACTACTCAAGGGGTGATGTTAATATTCCTTTGGGCGTATGTGAAACCCAAGAAGTCGATGAAGTTTCTTTTGTTTGGAGTACTACAGATGGAAATATTGTCGGCAACGCAAACCAAGAAACGATAGAAGTATCTACTTCAGGAACGTATACGGTTACCGTAACCACCTGCAATGGCTGTGAAGCTACCGATGAGGTGACGGTCACGCTTTCCGAAAAACTGAGCATTGGTGACTTTGTTTGGGAAGATACCAATAACAATGGACTTCAAGATGAAGACGAGCTCGGTGTAGACGGAATAAGCGTTACCCTATATGGTTCGGATGAATCACTTCTAAATAGTACGGAAACCACAAACGGAGGCGCCTATTCATTTGAGGTTTGTCCCGGAGAGTATTATGTCGTATTCGATAATGTTCCAGTAGGCTTTGGCTTTACGGAGGCCAATGCGGCTAATGATACGTTGGATTCCGATGCTGATGAAAACGGACGTACGGTCAACTTTATCATTACTGATACCGACAATCCGACAATCGATGCGGGATTGGTACAATTGTGTACCATTGATCCAGCCGTAGATGGCGACGATGAAATTTGTGCGGGTGAAGTGTCCACCTTGGTGGCAACAGGGGGTGATTCCTATCTATGGAGCACTGGCGAAACTACGGCTTCCATTCAGGTAGCACCGACCGCTACTACGATATATACGGTTGTGGTTTCCGATAGTTCCACTCTGGATTGTTCCGAGGAAGTTGCGTTCACGGTAGTCGTGCCATCGGTAAATATCGATGCGGGTCCTGATGTGAATATCACGTTTGGTGACAGCACTACCTTGACCGTAACCGGTGCGGATGCATCGGATAGTATCATATGGTCGACCGGAGAGACGTCTACTTCTATTGTTGTCGCTCCCGAAGTTACGACTACCTATTCGGTAACCGTGGTAAATGCCTTGGGTTGTATCGACGAGGATTCCGTAACGGTAAATGTGAAGGATGAATGTGGCATCAAGCCAGCGTTCAAGATTTTACCACGTGATCAACCCGGTGTTTATGTGCCAGGGTACGAAACTGCAGCCTGTATCGGGGATGATCTGTATCTATGGATGTACGCTGATATCGCTAACTTAAACGATGGCCTGGCAGAGGACTATTCGGACTGGAGCTTCACCTATGAATTGCCCCACGGAGCGGTAATCGTTCAGGATAATCTACCGATTTGGCCCGGGAATCAAAGAGCAGAAAAGCTAGATCTGAAGTTGGAAGACTTTGGGGACTATAAAATCTCTTGGGTGTCACCTACAGGATGCACGGGAACGACCGTATTTACCTTAAACTTCCCTGATGAAGGATGTGGTGATAACGGAACCAGAATAAGCGATATATTCAGTATCGATGCTGTTTATCCCGTTCCTGCAACGGCGGGCGGTGAGCTCACCTTAGAGGTAAGCACCAAGAGTGGATCGATCAACACATTGGCAAGCAAGACGGCGCTTAATACCACCGGTAAAACGCCAGAACTGGTTTCAAGAAAAGAAACCGTTCGTGTGAGCCTTTATAATTTCGATGGACGACAGGTAGGCAGTACCCAGACTTTTGATGTCGAGCAAGGAAAGGCGAAAGTTTACTATCAACTAGGTACCATGGCCACGGGTCATTATATCATCAAAGTTGAAAGTGACTTATGGACGGATAGCAAACAGATTAGCATAAAATAA
- a CDS encoding carboxypeptidase-like regulatory domain-containing protein has protein sequence MLKSITFLFLLLSTVLLSQTTISGTVTDTKGIPIQGANAYLEGTYDGASTDENGNFTFDTVETGTQNLIVSMLSYDPFMQAGDVSYLENMKIEMREAINQLTGVTLTAGTFEAGDNSKVSVLKPLDIVTTAGAVGDFVGALQTLPGTSTVSEDGRLFVRGGEAGETQVFIDGLRVFQPFSATANNIPTRGRFSPFLFKGITFSTGGYSAEYGQALSSVLLLNTTDVPDQEKTELQVMSVGGGVGHTEIWGDESLSVNASYINLAPYQWLVPNDRGAKWNKPYKSISGEAVFRSKKEKSMFKFYTGFTQANLDIEQEDINFEDFVNFKLKNNNLYANTSYKHFLEKEWTFTTGASISLDTNDIGIQTNTIDTKETAGHVKVKIKKNFSSRFQLNFGAEHFVTDYTESFLSSDGFSFDSDYRDNLSAGFIETDIFLSNKFAMKLGVRGEYSAALADFNVSPRISIAYKSGDKSQFSLAYGDFYQNPFTEYLKFDQSLDFEKTEHYILNYQYLANGKTFRVEAYHKDYHNLVKYDTQFAQFDSRFDNTGSGYASGLDVFWRDNKSIKNLDYWVSYSYLNTERDYRNFSEKATPNFAPEHNFSLVTKYFIEDWKSQVGISYTYAAGRPYDNPNTSDFLSEKTKPYHSLSVNWAYLLSPQKILYCSVSNVAGFNNINGYQYADAPNANGQFDRLAIRPTADTFFFVGFFWTISDNKSDNQLDNL, from the coding sequence ATGTTGAAATCAATTACCTTCTTATTTCTTTTACTCAGCACTGTTTTACTATCACAAACGACCATTTCAGGAACCGTGACCGACACCAAGGGCATTCCCATTCAAGGTGCAAATGCATATTTAGAAGGTACATACGACGGCGCTTCAACCGATGAAAATGGGAATTTTACTTTCGACACTGTTGAGACCGGCACACAAAACCTGATTGTTTCAATGCTTTCTTACGATCCATTTATGCAGGCGGGTGATGTTTCCTATTTGGAGAATATGAAAATCGAAATGCGTGAGGCCATCAATCAATTAACAGGGGTGACGCTAACCGCTGGAACGTTTGAGGCAGGTGACAATTCCAAGGTATCGGTACTAAAACCTCTGGATATTGTCACTACCGCCGGTGCGGTGGGCGATTTTGTTGGCGCGCTTCAAACATTACCGGGAACATCGACCGTAAGCGAAGATGGCCGCCTGTTCGTTCGTGGGGGCGAAGCGGGAGAAACCCAAGTATTTATCGATGGTCTTCGCGTTTTTCAACCCTTCAGCGCGACTGCCAATAATATTCCGACAAGAGGCCGTTTTTCCCCATTTTTATTTAAGGGAATAACCTTTAGCACTGGCGGTTATTCAGCGGAATACGGTCAGGCCCTGTCCAGCGTACTATTATTGAATACTACTGACGTTCCCGATCAAGAAAAAACCGAGCTTCAGGTGATGTCCGTTGGTGGGGGAGTAGGCCATACCGAAATCTGGGGTGACGAATCCTTGAGTGTCAATGCGTCCTACATCAACTTGGCGCCATATCAATGGCTGGTACCCAATGACCGTGGCGCCAAATGGAACAAGCCTTACAAGTCTATTTCCGGAGAGGCCGTTTTTCGAAGCAAGAAAGAGAAAAGCATGTTTAAATTCTATACTGGCTTTACCCAAGCCAATCTGGATATTGAGCAAGAGGATATCAACTTTGAGGATTTTGTGAATTTTAAATTGAAAAACAACAACCTATATGCGAATACCTCATACAAACATTTCTTGGAGAAAGAATGGACCTTTACCACAGGAGCAAGTATTTCATTGGATACAAACGATATCGGTATCCAAACAAACACGATTGATACCAAAGAGACCGCAGGGCATGTAAAAGTGAAGATAAAGAAGAATTTCAGTAGTCGCTTTCAATTGAATTTTGGGGCGGAACATTTTGTTACCGACTATACGGAGTCTTTTCTATCTTCGGATGGCTTTTCCTTTGATTCGGACTACAGGGATAATCTGAGCGCAGGTTTTATAGAAACGGATATTTTTTTGAGCAACAAATTCGCGATGAAACTTGGGGTACGCGGGGAGTATTCCGCAGCGTTGGCAGATTTTAATGTATCCCCAAGAATTTCCATAGCCTATAAGAGTGGTGATAAGAGTCAGTTTTCCTTGGCCTATGGGGATTTTTATCAAAACCCTTTTACGGAATACCTGAAATTTGACCAAAGTCTCGATTTTGAGAAAACCGAACATTACATTCTAAACTATCAATATTTAGCGAACGGAAAGACATTTCGCGTCGAGGCTTACCACAAAGACTACCATAATCTCGTCAAGTACGATACGCAATTCGCCCAATTTGATTCCCGATTCGACAATACGGGGAGCGGCTACGCCTCGGGACTTGATGTTTTTTGGAGGGACAACAAAAGCATCAAAAATCTCGATTATTGGGTGTCATACTCCTATTTAAATACAGAGCGGGACTATCGTAATTTTAGCGAAAAGGCAACACCGAATTTTGCACCTGAGCATAATTTCTCTTTAGTGACCAAATACTTTATTGAAGATTGGAAATCGCAAGTGGGCATCTCATACACCTATGCTGCGGGAAGACCATATGACAATCCGAACACTTCTGATTTCCTATCCGAGAAAACAAAGCCTTATCATAGTTTGAGCGTCAACTGGGCTTATTTGCTATCGCCACAGAAAATTCTTTACTGCTCGGTAAGCAACGTGGCGGGGTTCAACAATATTAATGGCTACCAATATGCAGACGCACCGAATGCCAACGGACAATTCGACCGACTGGCGATCAGACCCACCGCAGACACCTTTTTCTTTGTCGGATTCTTCTGGACCATTAGTGATAACAAAAGCGATAACCAGTTGGATAATTTGTAA
- a CDS encoding DUF2141 domain-containing protein: MKKLGFLLSALCIGFTTMAQDKSGATITVVVENVLSDGGTILAGLHNNESFMKSNGIANASAPAVKGEVSLTFENVQPGTYAIMVMHDANDNQRMDMEANGMPTESYGMSGNEMSMGPPTFDGAKFEVTDADQEFRIRF; encoded by the coding sequence ATGAAAAAATTGGGATTTCTTTTAAGCGCATTATGTATCGGATTTACAACAATGGCACAAGACAAATCGGGAGCGACCATCACGGTAGTGGTCGAAAATGTACTTTCGGATGGGGGAACGATTTTGGCTGGACTGCACAATAACGAATCCTTTATGAAAAGCAACGGGATAGCAAACGCCAGCGCTCCGGCCGTAAAAGGCGAGGTGAGCTTAACGTTCGAAAATGTACAGCCGGGAACATATGCCATCATGGTCATGCACGATGCCAATGACAATCAGCGCATGGATATGGAGGCCAATGGAATGCCCACGGAAAGCTACGGAATGAGTGGCAATGAAATGAGTATGGGTCCTCCAACTTTCGATGGTGCCAAGTTCGAGGTAACGGATGCCGATCAGGAGTTCCGTATCAGATTTTAG
- a CDS encoding LysR substrate-binding domain-containing protein, with protein sequence MTITQLQYVLAVAEYQNFTLAARKSHVTQPTLSMQVQKLEDELDVLIFDRSKKPIAITEVGAKIVAQAKNIVNEADRIQDIVDQEKGFIGGDFTLGIIPTVMPTLLPMFLKNFINKYPKVNLIIKEQSTENLIRNIQDGHLDAAIAATPLEIEFITERPLYYEPFVGYVPASHRLGSAKKLDPTDLDINDVLLLQDGHCFRDGVINLCKAPKDYSEEHFQLQSGSFETLVNLSNEGLGMTLLPFLNTLELDIEKSKNLKYFNDPPPAREVSLIYHKSELKIQIIEALKDVISAVIRGAIAFQDVKIISPLNK encoded by the coding sequence ATGACCATCACCCAATTACAGTATGTGCTCGCCGTAGCGGAATATCAAAATTTTACACTGGCGGCCCGGAAAAGCCACGTCACACAGCCGACCTTGAGCATGCAGGTTCAGAAGCTCGAAGATGAGCTCGATGTATTGATTTTCGACCGAAGCAAAAAACCCATCGCTATTACCGAAGTAGGTGCGAAAATCGTTGCCCAAGCAAAAAATATAGTGAATGAGGCCGACCGAATTCAAGATATCGTCGACCAGGAAAAAGGATTTATCGGTGGTGATTTCACCCTTGGCATTATCCCTACCGTAATGCCCACCCTACTCCCGATGTTCCTTAAGAACTTCATCAACAAATATCCAAAGGTCAACCTGATTATTAAGGAGCAAAGCACCGAGAATCTGATTCGTAATATTCAGGACGGTCATTTAGACGCGGCCATCGCAGCAACACCTTTGGAGATAGAATTTATTACCGAGCGCCCATTGTATTACGAGCCCTTTGTGGGCTATGTTCCTGCAAGTCATCGTTTGGGTAGCGCTAAAAAACTGGACCCCACCGATTTGGATATCAATGATGTGTTGCTGCTGCAAGACGGACATTGCTTTCGTGATGGTGTCATCAATTTATGCAAAGCTCCGAAAGACTATAGCGAAGAACATTTTCAGCTACAGAGCGGAAGTTTCGAGACCTTGGTGAACCTGTCCAACGAAGGCCTCGGCATGACGCTTTTGCCCTTTTTGAACACTTTGGAGCTCGATATAGAAAAAAGTAAAAACTTAAAATATTTTAACGATCCTCCCCCGGCGCGGGAAGTGAGCCTTATCTACCATAAGAGCGAACTGAAAATACAGATAATCGAGGCGTTAAAAGATGTGATTTCAGCCGTGATACGTGGTGCAATAGCATTTCAAGATGTGAAAATCATAAGTCCGCTTAACAAATAA
- a CDS encoding D-alanyl-D-alanine carboxypeptidase: MWKWFFVVFLGFMMMGCGTTKKLTSQHKIDSLITTIWEQNHFIGFLVVDPVTKDTLYSLNAEKYFTPASTAKIFTLYTALQHLPDRIPTLKYIRRNDTLYFEGTGDPTLLHPYFKDSTAIDFLKQNKHLVWHSDNYEGNLLGPGWAVEDYQYYFQVERGALPLYGNVVTVYQADSLQVVPTFFKDKVVLLNYPLNREETSNTFYYDASRGDTVAIPYRTDSVLTLKLLENVLRKKIGRTTKLPDGEKSILYGGNTDSVYKRMMHESDNFLADQLLILSSSTLSNTLDGNKAREFILENQLSDIQQPPRWVDGSGLSRYNLFTPESMVLVLGKLYTEIPKNRLFHLFPAIEDSDNPEGEALSPSKPFVYAKSGSVGNNYSLNGYVVTKSGRTLIFSFMNNHFTKPASEIRAEVMQVLKRIRDRY; the protein is encoded by the coding sequence ATGTGGAAGTGGTTTTTTGTTGTTTTTTTGGGCTTTATGATGATGGGTTGTGGTACCACTAAAAAACTGACGTCACAGCACAAAATCGATTCGCTAATTACTACAATCTGGGAGCAAAATCATTTTATCGGTTTTTTAGTGGTAGACCCTGTAACAAAGGATACCTTATATAGTCTAAATGCCGAAAAATACTTTACGCCGGCAAGTACTGCGAAAATATTCACCTTGTATACTGCCCTACAACACTTGCCAGATCGTATTCCTACCCTAAAATATATCCGCCGAAACGATACCCTTTATTTTGAAGGCACGGGTGACCCGACCCTGTTGCACCCCTATTTTAAAGACAGTACGGCAATTGATTTCTTAAAACAGAATAAACATCTGGTATGGCACAGCGATAATTATGAGGGTAACCTACTCGGACCCGGATGGGCCGTAGAGGATTACCAATATTATTTTCAGGTGGAACGCGGCGCCTTACCCCTATACGGAAATGTGGTCACCGTTTATCAAGCGGATTCCTTACAGGTCGTACCCACTTTTTTTAAGGATAAAGTCGTGCTTCTTAACTATCCGTTGAACCGGGAAGAAACTTCGAATACCTTCTACTACGATGCTTCGCGTGGCGATACCGTCGCCATTCCGTATCGAACGGACAGCGTACTGACCCTAAAATTATTGGAAAACGTACTTCGAAAAAAAATAGGGCGGACTACCAAGCTGCCGGATGGAGAAAAATCAATCTTGTACGGTGGAAATACCGATTCCGTGTACAAACGAATGATGCACGAAAGCGATAATTTTTTGGCAGATCAACTGCTTATTCTCTCGTCTTCGACCCTGTCTAATACGTTGGACGGCAATAAGGCGCGGGAATTCATTCTTGAAAATCAGCTTTCCGACATACAACAGCCCCCACGATGGGTGGACGGCTCGGGTCTTTCGCGCTACAATCTTTTTACCCCTGAATCAATGGTTCTGGTACTCGGAAAACTGTACACCGAAATTCCCAAGAACCGACTGTTCCACCTTTTTCCGGCCATTGAGGATTCGGATAATCCAGAAGGAGAGGCCCTTAGCCCAAGCAAACCCTTTGTGTATGCGAAATCGGGAAGTGTGGGCAACAATTATTCGCTGAATGGATATGTAGTGACAAAATCAGGTAGAACGCTGATATTCAGTTTTATGAACAATCATTTTACCAAACCAGCTTCGGAGATACGAGCGGAAGTGATGCAGGTGTTGAAGCGTATTCGGGACAGATATTGA
- a CDS encoding peptide-methionine (S)-S-oxide reductase yields the protein MESLAKIALGGGCYWCTEAIFLSLRGVRNVDQGFVSSVGEQSDWSEAVVIRYHPGEISLKDLIEVHLHTHKSTAAHRMRNKYRSAVYTIDAGDDEKVRLVLKELQDGFSEKLITEILPFVDFKPSEERYWNYYYSQPEKPFCETYIAPKLRLLLNRFSNLVDPKMVQASL from the coding sequence ATGGAAAGCTTGGCTAAAATCGCATTGGGCGGAGGTTGTTATTGGTGTACCGAGGCCATTTTTCTATCGTTAAGAGGTGTAAGAAATGTAGATCAAGGTTTTGTATCCTCGGTAGGGGAACAGTCCGATTGGTCGGAGGCCGTCGTTATAAGGTATCATCCAGGGGAAATTTCATTGAAAGACTTGATCGAGGTGCATTTACACACCCATAAAAGCACCGCTGCACATCGTATGCGGAACAAATACCGTTCTGCGGTGTATACCATCGATGCAGGGGATGATGAAAAAGTGCGTCTTGTTTTAAAGGAGCTACAGGATGGTTTCAGCGAAAAATTGATTACCGAAATACTACCGTTCGTAGATTTTAAACCTTCGGAAGAGCGGTATTGGAACTATTATTATTCCCAACCGGAAAAACCGTTTTGTGAAACCTATATTGCTCCCAAACTGCGACTGCTTTTAAACCGATTTTCGAATTTGGTCGACCCTAAAATGGTTCAAGCCAGCTTGTAA
- the nudK gene encoding GDP-mannose pyrophosphatase NudK — MQNKNVRNIKKEVLSDNWYTLNKFSFEYRRPDGIWETQEREAYDRGNGAAILLYNKSKKTVVLTRQFRMPTYVNGNEDGMMIEACAGLLDGDNPEDCIRKEVEEETGYRIRDVQRVYETFMSPGSVTEILYLFIGAYEARMKVGEGGGADHETENIEVLEYPVEMVLEMMRTGAIRDAKTIILLQYAKINGLFS; from the coding sequence ATGCAAAATAAGAACGTACGCAACATCAAAAAAGAAGTCCTTTCCGATAATTGGTATACCCTGAACAAGTTTAGCTTCGAGTATCGAAGACCCGACGGCATCTGGGAGACCCAAGAACGTGAAGCCTATGACCGCGGCAACGGGGCGGCTATTCTATTGTACAACAAAAGCAAAAAAACCGTCGTGCTTACGCGGCAATTTCGCATGCCAACCTATGTAAACGGTAATGAAGATGGCATGATGATCGAAGCCTGTGCAGGACTTTTAGACGGCGACAACCCGGAGGATTGTATTCGCAAAGAGGTTGAAGAAGAAACGGGGTATCGTATAAGGGATGTTCAGCGGGTCTATGAGACTTTTATGTCCCCAGGTTCGGTTACCGAAATCCTTTACCTATTTATCGGTGCCTACGAAGCGCGTATGAAAGTGGGAGAGGGCGGAGGCGCCGATCATGAAACCGAGAATATCGAAGTACTCGAATACCCTGTCGAAATGGTTTTGGAAATGATGCGAACGGGCGCCATACGGGATGCCAAAACAATCATACTTTTGCAATATGCCAAAATTAATGGGTTATTTTCTTGA
- a CDS encoding DUF4406 domain-containing protein codes for MMMILIAGPYRSGTNNDPMRIKKNMDRLETMALPIFRKGHVPMIGEWVANPLIELAGSKEVGDAIFTAIQYPAAHRLLTKCDAILRIEGASKGADEDVRIAKELGLKVYYDLNEIPNAK; via the coding sequence ATGATGATGATTTTAATTGCAGGTCCGTACCGTAGTGGTACGAACAACGACCCGATGCGTATCAAAAAGAATATGGATAGACTCGAGACCATGGCCTTGCCAATTTTCCGAAAAGGTCATGTACCCATGATCGGGGAATGGGTGGCGAATCCCTTGATCGAGCTTGCGGGTTCGAAGGAAGTAGGTGACGCGATCTTTACGGCTATCCAGTATCCAGCCGCACACCGATTGTTGACCAAATGCGATGCGATTCTAAGAATCGAAGGCGCCTCTAAAGGGGCCGACGAAGATGTGCGGATTGCCAAAGAGCTGGGTCTAAAGGTGTATTATGACTTAAATGAAATTCCAAATGCAAAATAA